The nucleotide sequence ATGGAGCGCTACCGCCCCGTCGACCGCGAGGGCAGCGTGCTCGTGGTCGACGACGATGCAGATGCCCGCGAGCGGGTGCGCCGCACGCTCCAGCGGGACGGCTGGCAGGTGCGCGAGGCCGAGAACGGCGCCGCCGCCCTGGAGAGCCTCGACGCTGAACGCCCGAGCCTGATCCTGCTCGACCTGATGATGCCGGTGATGGACGGCTTCGCCTTCCTGCGGGCGCTACGCGGGCGCCCGGACGGCGACAGCATTCCCGTGGTGGTGCTCACGGCCAAGGAGATCACCCCGTCGGAGAAGGAGAGCCTCGGACGGCAGGCCGACCGGCTGATCATGAAGGGCTCGATGAGCCTGTCCGAGATCGGCCGGCAATTGCGCGACCTCTACGCCCGGCAGGACGGCACGCCGCTGCCGGGACAGCTCCAGGGGCTGATCGACAAGCTGCCGCCGTAGGGTTCGGCCTGTCCGACCCGCCTCAGGGTGAGGAGGGAGAGCATGGCTTTCTTCGGTGCCGCGCTCCGTCATCCCAGTTTCGCTTGTCAGCGACCCGGAGTGACGGTGGCGGGGGGCTGGGCCGAGCCGATCAGCCGGAAACCGGATCAGCCCTTGCCTTATCAGCCCTTGCCTTCGCCATCGCCCGTGCCAGCCCCTCGTAGACCCGCGGATCGGTCATCTGCGCCACGTTGAAGCGCATGAAGCCGCCCGCCGTCTGCGCGACGCTGAACACGTTGCCCGGCGCCAGCACCAGACCCTCGGCCAAGCCGGCGCGGGCGAGCGCGCCCGCGTCCTGCCCCTCGGGCAGGCGGCACCACAGGGTGAAGCCGCCCCGCGGCACGATCCAGGGCGCGATGCCGAGCGGCTCCAGCCGGGCGGCAGCCTCCCGGCGCGTCCGCGACAGCCGGCGGCGCAGGGCCTCCAGATGCTTGCGGTAGCTGCCATCCGTGAGCGTGCCGGCGATCACCTCCGCGGCGACCGGGCTCGGGCCGCCGAAGCTCGTCGCCACCTGGAGATCGACCAGCGCCTCGATCCAGTCGGGACGCGCCGCGACGTAGCCGCAGCGGATCGAGGCCGAGAGCGTCTTGGAAAAGCTACCGACGCGGATCACACGGGCGAGGCCGTCGAGCGCGGCGAGCCGGGGCGAGGGCTCGGGCTCGAGGTCGGCGAAGATGTCGTCCTCGACGATGGTGAGGTCGTGCGCCGCCGCGAGCGTCAGCAGCCGGTGGGCGGTTTGCGGCGTGAGCGTCGCGCCGGTCGGGTTGTGGAGCGCGGAATTGGTGACGTAGAGGCGCGGGCGATGCTCGGCCAGCGCCGCGGCGAAGGCCGTGAGGTCGGGCCCCGTCGGCGTGTAGGGCACGCCGACGATCCGCACCGCGTGCACGCGCAGCAAGGCCTGGAAGTTGAAGTAGCAGGGATCGTCCACGATCACGGTGTCGCCGGGCCGCAGCAGGAAGCGGCCGATCAGGTCGATGGCCTGCGTGCCCGAGGCCGTGAGCAGCACTTGGTCCGCGCCCAGGTCGATCCCCTCCCCCGCGAGCCGGCGCACGAGGTGACGGCGCAGGGTGAGCGCACCGCGGGCGGCGCCGTAATCGGTCAGCACCCCTTCCCCGGCCTGCTGCGCGAGACCGCGCACGGCCCGGCGGATCGCTGCATTCGGCATCCATTCCGCCGGGAGCCAGCCGCAGCCCGGCTTGAGCATGTCCGGCCCGGCATCGAGCGATTGGCGCGAGACCCAGAGCGGATCGATCGCCCGGTCACGCCGCGGCTCCGTCTCGCTCAGCGCCAGCGGCGAGACCGCGCCCGAGACGAAAAAACCCGAACCCGGCCGGGCCCGGATCAGCCCCTCCGCCGCCAGCCGGTCATAGGCCTCGACCACGGTCGAGGGCGAGACGCCCATGGTCGCCGCGAACCGGCGGATCGAGGGCAGCTTTTCGCCCGGAGCCAGCGCCTGGGTGGCGAGCTTGTCGCGGATCGCCGCCATCACTGCCGCCGTACGGCCTCCGATCTCATCCGTCATGGTGCGATTGTTCAGGCATATCGGTGCAAAGAGCCATACAGTTTGGATCAAGCCGTACGGGACTGTATCTGTCACTGCCAGGGTTCGTCATCTAGCCTCGCATCGCCTTCGAGACGAACGATGCCCGAACATCACACGAACAATCCAAGCAGCAAGCGATGGGAGGGGTGGGGCCACGGCCTTCTCGGCGTGATCATCTTCAGCGGGTCGCTGCCGGCGACGCGGGCGGCGGTGAGCGGCTTCACGCCGCTCTTCCTCACCGCCTCGCGGGCGGTGATCGCCGCCGGACTCGGCGCCGCGCTGCTCGCCCTGCTGCGGCAGCGGCGGCCGGCGCGGGGCGATCTCGGGCCGCTCGCGGTGGTGGCGCTCGGCGTGGTGGTCGGATTTCCCCTGCTGACGGCCCTGGCGCTGCGGCACATTACGTCGGCCCGCTCCATCGTCTTCATCGGCCTGCTGCCGCTGGCCACCGCCCTGTTCGGCCTGCTGCGCGCCGACGACCGTCCGAAGCCCGCCTTCTGGCTGTTCTCGGGCGCGGGCAGCCTGTTGGTCGTGGGCTTCGCCCTGGCGCATGGCGATGGCGGCGACCTCACCGGCGACGGGCTGATGCTCGGCGCGATCGGGTTGTGCGGCCTCGGCTATGCCGAGGGAGCCCGGCTCTCGCGCCGGCTCGGCGGCTGGCAGGTGATCTCCTGGGCGCTCCTGCTCGCCGTCCCCGCCATGGCGGGGCTGGCCCTCGCGACCTGGCCCGAGACTTGGCCTGAGATCTGGGCCGGGATCGGGCTGCGGGCCTGGATCGGGCTCGGCTACGTCTCGGTCTTCAGCATGCTGGTCGGCTTCGTGTTCTGGTATCGCGGGCTGGCGCTCGGCGGCATCGCCGGCGTCGGGCAATTGCAATTGCTCCAGCCCTTCCTCGGCCTCGCACTGGCCGGCCTCCTGTTGGGCGAGCCGGTCGAGGGCACGATGGTCGCGGTCGCCGCCGGGGTAGTGCTCTGCGTCGTCGGCGCCAAGCGCTTCGCCTGAGGGGGCGCGTCAGAAGCCGGCCGTCTGATCGAAGTCGAGATAGGCGGTCTCGATCACGATCTGCGTCCGGCTGATGACTTCGAGCTTGCGCAGGATCTCGGAGACATGCGCCTTCACGGTCGAATCGCCGACCTGCAGCTCGTAGGCGATCTGCTTGTTGAGCTTGCCCTGGCGGATCATGCCGAGCACCCGCATCTGCTGCGGGGTCAGGCGGGCGACCCGCTCGGCGATCGGCGCCTTGTCGCTCCCCCGTGCCGGGGGCGGCGCGGCGGCAAGGTCGGGCGGCATGAACAGGGCGCCGCCGAGCACCTCGGAGATCGCCCGCGTCAGGGTCGCCTTGTCGACGGCCTTCGGCACGAAGCCTGCCGCGCCGTGGCGCAGGGCCTCCTGCATGACCCGCGGTTCGGTGACGCCCGAGACGATCAGGATCGGCACGCGGGGAAAGCGCGCGCGGATCGTCGTGAGGCCCTCGAACCCGGTCACGCCCTGCATCGAGAGATCGAGCAGAGTGAGGTCGATGGCGGGGTTCTGGCCTAAGATCTCGCAGGCCGCACGGATGCCGTCGGCCTCGTGCAAGGCCGCTTTCGGAAAGGCCAGCGCGATGGCGCTCGCCAGCGCCTCGCGGAAGAGCGGATGGTCATCGACGAGGAGGAGGCGTAGGGCGCCCTCCCCCGCAAGGACGGGCATGCCCCCGATCTCCCGGTCGCGATCCGATGCGGAATCCGATGCTGCGGTGGCCGTCATCGCGGGTCGTGCCTTCCGGCGGGGCCGGCCTGCGGTCCCATCCCGATTCTCATAGGGCATTTCGGGCGCGCCCGCTTCCCGATCTTTGGTCCAATGCGAGGCGCCCTGTGCCAGGAGATAAGGCCGAGGCGGCCGACTGTCGCGCCTCCGCTCGATCAGGGCTCTGTCCCGGCCCCGCCCCGGACACCCGAAGGGACCTGTCCTTTGGACACCGGCGATGGGCGAAGCGTCGGCCGTCACGCGCTTTCGAGGATAAGTTGGCGACGGCCCGGCCGGTGCCCGTCCGCCCCGGTCTCGCGGAAACCGACTTTGTGCAGCAGGCCCCAGGAGGCGACATTGCCGGGGCGGCACTCGGCCACGACGACCCGGTGCGGGAAGCAGCGGCGCAGGCAATCGAGGGTCGCCAGGACGGCCTCGGTTCCGAAGCCGCGCCCGCGGGCGCCGCCCGCGATCCAGTATCCGATCTCGACCGCTCCCTCCCCCCGCAGATGCGCGCCCACGACCCCGATGAGCGGGGCGGCCTCCTCGCGGCTCCAGGCCCCCAGGAAGCGGTCGCGCCCGTGCCGGCCCGACGCGATCAGCGCCTCGGCATCCGCCAGGGTGAAGGGCGTGGGGAGGAAGTCGACCGCGCCGGTGATCGCCGGATCGTCGGTGAGCCGGTGCAGCGCCGGCGCATGCTCCGGCCCGAGCGGCGCGATCGCCAGGCGCGCGGTGTCGAGGCCGGGCAGGTCGATCAGGCTGTCAGGGCGGCCGCGGCGGAGGAACATGGCTGGGGACTGTGGTGGCGCGGGTGACAGTCTCAACGTGTGGACGCAGCCGGTTAATCCCGCCTGTCTGAGAAAAATCTCGGCTCGAAAAAATCCTGCTACTCCCGCATGGGTGGTGTGCGGGCCGGCTGCGCGAACCATCGCGGGGGGCGCCGGTTGCCCCGCCAGGAGACCATGATGACCGAGACCCGTGACGAGACCCGGTACGAGCCCCAGGCGCCGCTGGCCGTGGCGGCGCGCAGCGCCTGCCCGCGCTGCGGCCGGGGCCACCTGTTCAAGGGATTCCTGAACATCGCCCCGCGTTGCGACGTGTGCGGGCTCGACTTCTCCTTCGCCGATCCCGCCGACGGTCCGGCCTTCTTCGTGATGATGACGACGGCGATCCCGGCGGTCGCCTTCGGCCTGTGGCTGGAGCTGACCTACGACCCGCCGATGTGGCTCCACTTCGTCCTGACGCTGCCGGTGGTGCTGATCACCTGCACCCTCCCCTTGCGCTTCTTCAAGGGCTGGCTGGTGGCGAGCCAATACGTGCACCGGGCCGAGGAGGGACGGCTCGCGCGGCCGGCCGCGGCCTCCGCACCGGCCGCGAACCCCGACGCGCCCGGGCCGCGCTGACCCCGGCGGGACCGGTCGGAATCGAAAAGCCCGCCCCGAGCGCTCGGGGCGGGCTTCGTCATGCGGTCGTCGACCTGAGCGTCAGTGCGCGGCGGGCGCGAGGCCGGCCGGTGGGTGGATCACCATCTCGGTGAACGGGTAGACGTAGGCCTGGAGCATCACGAGGCCGCCGACGAGGCAGGCCAGCACGATCGAGTGCCAGAACACGAAGCGCAGGATCTTGCTCTCCTGGCCGAAATAGCCCGTCGCCGTCGAGGCCACGACGATCGACTGGGCGTCGATCATCTTGCCCATCACGCCGCCGGACGAGTTCGCCGAGGCCATCAGGATGCCCGACAGGCCGAGCTGCTCGGAGGTGATCCGCTGCAGGCCGCCGAACAGCACGTTGGAGGCGGTGTCCGAGCCCGTCAGCGCGACGCCGAGCCAGCCGAGAAGGGTGCCGAAGAACGGGTAGAGGATGCCCGTGCCGGCGAAGGCCAGACCCAGCGTGGCGTCGACGCCGGCGTAGCGGGTGAGCACGCCGAGCGCGAGCATCGCCGCGATGGTGATGAGCGAGTAGCGCAAGACCCAGATCGTCTCGAAATAAGCGGTGACGAGACGCACCGGCGAGAAGCGCATGATCAGGCCGGAGATGATCGCGGCGAACAGCACGCCCGTGCCGGTGTAGGACATGTAGGTGAAGTTGAAGATCGCGGCCTCGGCCTTCGGCGCGGCCTCCACCGGCGGCACCTTCATGATCATGTTGTGCAGGCCCGGCACCTCGTATTTCCACGAGAAGATCGGGTTGACGATGCCCTTGAACCAGCCGGTGCCCCAGATCGCGACGATGATCGAGAGGATGATCCACGGCACCCAGGCCATGAGGATCTCCTGCGAGGAGGCGGTGCGGCCGCCGAGCTGGACCTTCGGCAGGTCGCTGGGCACGCCCGCGCCGAGCGAGGCGGGCCGGGGCTCGCCGTAGCCGATCGACGGGTCGTGGCCGCGCAGGGCCGGAGAGGTCCAGACCTGGGCCGGACGCCAGACCTTGAGGAAGGCGACCAGCGCCGCCATCGAGACCAGCGAAGCGCCGATATCGACGATCCAGGGGTTGATGTAGTTCGAGATCAGGAACTGCGCCGCGGCAAACGAGATGCCGCAGACCGCGATCGGCGGCCAGATCGCCATCATGCCGCGGAAGCCTGCGAACACCCAGATCAGCCAGAACGGCACGATCACCGAGAAGAACGGCAGCTGGCGGCCGATCATCGCGCCGAGCACGTAGGGGTCGTAGCCCGTCACCGAGGCCAGGCCCTGCACCGGAGCGCCGAGCGCGCCGTAGGCCACGGGGGCGGTGTTGGCGATCAGCGACAGGCCCGAGGCGGCCAGAGGCGAGAAGCCGAGACCGATCAGGATGGCGCCGGTGACGGCGACCGGGGTGCCGAAGCCGCCCGCGCCCTCGAAGAAGGCGCCGAAGGCGAAGGCCACCAGAAGGAGCTGGATGCGCCGGTCCTCGGTGATGCCGGCCACCGATTGCTGGAGGATGGCGAACCAGCCCTTCTCCACCGTCAGGCGGTAGAGAAAGATCACGTTGAGGATGATCCAGCCGATCGGGAACATGCCCGTGACCATGCCGAGGATCGTGGCGCGCACGGCGAGGTCCGTCGGCATGCCGAAGGCGACCACGGCGACGAGGAAGGCAACGACAAGGGCAAGAACGGCGGCGATGTGCACCTTGATCTTGCCGCTGGCGATCATGCCGAGCAGAGCGATGACCGGCAGCGACGCGACGAAAGTCGAGAGCCACTGATTACCGAATGGATCGTAGACCTGATTCCAGGGTGTCACGGGCTTGGCCCTCCTCCCATGCCCCGATCTTGCGCCGGGACCTTCTGGAGTAGG is from Methylorubrum sp. B1-46 and encodes:
- a CDS encoding PLP-dependent aminotransferase family protein — protein: MTDEIGGRTAAVMAAIRDKLATQALAPGEKLPSIRRFAATMGVSPSTVVEAYDRLAAEGLIRARPGSGFFVSGAVSPLALSETEPRRDRAIDPLWVSRQSLDAGPDMLKPGCGWLPAEWMPNAAIRRAVRGLAQQAGEGVLTDYGAARGALTLRRHLVRRLAGEGIDLGADQVLLTASGTQAIDLIGRFLLRPGDTVIVDDPCYFNFQALLRVHAVRIVGVPYTPTGPDLTAFAAALAEHRPRLYVTNSALHNPTGATLTPQTAHRLLTLAAAHDLTIVEDDIFADLEPEPSPRLAALDGLARVIRVGSFSKTLSASIRCGYVAARPDWIEALVDLQVATSFGGPSPVAAEVIAGTLTDGSYRKHLEALRRRLSRTRREAAARLEPLGIAPWIVPRGGFTLWCRLPEGQDAGALARAGLAEGLVLAPGNVFSVAQTAGGFMRFNVAQMTDPRVYEGLARAMAKARADKARADPVSG
- a CDS encoding GNAT family N-acetyltransferase, yielding MFLRRGRPDSLIDLPGLDTARLAIAPLGPEHAPALHRLTDDPAITGAVDFLPTPFTLADAEALIASGRHGRDRFLGAWSREEAAPLIGVVGAHLRGEGAVEIGYWIAGGARGRGFGTEAVLATLDCLRRCFPHRVVVAECRPGNVASWGLLHKVGFRETGADGHRPGRRQLILESA
- a CDS encoding DMT family transporter translates to MPEHHTNNPSSKRWEGWGHGLLGVIIFSGSLPATRAAVSGFTPLFLTASRAVIAAGLGAALLALLRQRRPARGDLGPLAVVALGVVVGFPLLTALALRHITSARSIVFIGLLPLATALFGLLRADDRPKPAFWLFSGAGSLLVVGFALAHGDGGDLTGDGLMLGAIGLCGLGYAEGARLSRRLGGWQVISWALLLAVPAMAGLALATWPETWPEIWAGIGLRAWIGLGYVSVFSMLVGFVFWYRGLALGGIAGVGQLQLLQPFLGLALAGLLLGEPVEGTMVAVAAGVVLCVVGAKRFA
- a CDS encoding DUF983 domain-containing protein; translated protein: MTETRDETRYEPQAPLAVAARSACPRCGRGHLFKGFLNIAPRCDVCGLDFSFADPADGPAFFVMMTTAIPAVAFGLWLELTYDPPMWLHFVLTLPVVLITCTLPLRFFKGWLVASQYVHRAEEGRLARPAAASAPAANPDAPGPR
- a CDS encoding L-lactate permease, whose protein sequence is MTPWNQVYDPFGNQWLSTFVASLPVIALLGMIASGKIKVHIAAVLALVVAFLVAVVAFGMPTDLAVRATILGMVTGMFPIGWIILNVIFLYRLTVEKGWFAILQQSVAGITEDRRIQLLLVAFAFGAFFEGAGGFGTPVAVTGAILIGLGFSPLAASGLSLIANTAPVAYGALGAPVQGLASVTGYDPYVLGAMIGRQLPFFSVIVPFWLIWVFAGFRGMMAIWPPIAVCGISFAAAQFLISNYINPWIVDIGASLVSMAALVAFLKVWRPAQVWTSPALRGHDPSIGYGEPRPASLGAGVPSDLPKVQLGGRTASSQEILMAWVPWIILSIIVAIWGTGWFKGIVNPIFSWKYEVPGLHNMIMKVPPVEAAPKAEAAIFNFTYMSYTGTGVLFAAIISGLIMRFSPVRLVTAYFETIWVLRYSLITIAAMLALGVLTRYAGVDATLGLAFAGTGILYPFFGTLLGWLGVALTGSDTASNVLFGGLQRITSEQLGLSGILMASANSSGGVMGKMIDAQSIVVASTATGYFGQESKILRFVFWHSIVLACLVGGLVMLQAYVYPFTEMVIHPPAGLAPAAH
- a CDS encoding response regulator transcription factor — its product is MPVLAGEGALRLLLVDDHPLFREALASAIALAFPKAALHEADGIRAACEILGQNPAIDLTLLDLSMQGVTGFEGLTTIRARFPRVPILIVSGVTEPRVMQEALRHGAAGFVPKAVDKATLTRAISEVLGGALFMPPDLAAAPPPARGSDKAPIAERVARLTPQQMRVLGMIRQGKLNKQIAYELQVGDSTVKAHVSEILRKLEVISRTQIVIETAYLDFDQTAGF